Proteins co-encoded in one Chionomys nivalis chromosome 6, mChiNiv1.1, whole genome shotgun sequence genomic window:
- the Upp1 gene encoding uridine phosphorylase 1 isoform X1: protein MAATGTEAKDLTNHHNDCFVQLSNPNIATMKEDVLYHFNLSTSTHDFPAMFGDVKFVCVGGSPSRMNTFIRYVAAELGLDHPGKEYPNICAGTDRYAMYKVGPVLSVSHGMGIPSIGIMLHELIKMLYHARCSNITIIRIGTSGGIGLEPGSVVVTQQAVDECFKPEFEQIVLGKRVVRSTNLDAQLVQELMQCASDLDEFPTVVGNTMCTLDFYEGQGRLDGALCSYTEKDKQAYLRAAHAAGVRNIEMESSLFATMCSACGLRAAVVCVTLLDRLQGDQINTPHDVLVEYQQRPQRLVGHFIKKSLGKA from the exons ATGGCCgcaacaggaactgaagcaaaggacCTCACAAACCATCACAA TGACTGCTTCGTTCAGCTTTCAAATCCAAACATAGCAACCATGAAGGAAGATGTTCTCTACCACTTCAACCTCAGCACCAGCACCCACGATTTCCCTGCTATGTTTGGGGATGTGAAG TTCGTGTGTGTTGGTGGAAGCCCTTCCCGGATGAACACCTTCATCAGGTATGTGGCTGCTGAGCTGGGCCTTGACCATCCAGGGAAAGAGTACCCCAACATCTGTGCAGGCACTGACCGCTACGCCATGTATAAAGTCGGACCTGTGCTGTCTGTGAGC CACGGCATGGGCATCCCTTCCATTGGGATCATGTTGCATGAACTCATCAAGATGCTGTACCATGCCAGGTGCTCCAATATCACCATCATCCGCATCGGCACTTCCGGCGGGATAG GTCTGGAGCCTGGCTCAGTGGTCGTCACCCAGCAGGCAGTGGATGAGTGCTTCAAGCCAGAGTTTGAGCAGATTGTCCTGGGAAAGCGGGTGGTTCGCAGCACCAACCTGGATGCGCAGCTGGTGCAGGAGTTGATGCAGTGCGCCTCAGACCTGGATGAATTCCCCACCGTTGTGGGCAACACCATGTGCACCTTGGACTTCTATGAAG GGCAAGGCCGTCTGGATGGTGCCCTCTGCTCCTACACGGAGAAGGACAAGCAGGCCTATTTACGAGCAGCCCATGCCGCAGGCGTCCGAAATATTGAGATGGAATCTTCATTGTTTGCCAccatgtgcagtgcctgtggccTGAGAG CGGCTGTGGTGTGTGTCACCCTCCTGGACCGACTGCAAGGGGACCAGATCAACACTCCCCATGATGTGCTGGTGGAATACCAGCAGAGACCTCAGCGACTGGTGGGCCACTTCATCAAGAAGAGCCTCGGGAAGGCCTGA
- the Upp1 gene encoding uridine phosphorylase 1 isoform X2, whose translation MGIPSIGIMLHELIKMLYHARCSNITIIRIGTSGGIGLEPGSVVVTQQAVDECFKPEFEQIVLGKRVVRSTNLDAQLVQELMQCASDLDEFPTVVGNTMCTLDFYEGQGRLDGALCSYTEKDKQAYLRAAHAAGVRNIEMESSLFATMCSACGLRAAVVCVTLLDRLQGDQINTPHDVLVEYQQRPQRLVGHFIKKSLGKA comes from the exons ATGGGCATCCCTTCCATTGGGATCATGTTGCATGAACTCATCAAGATGCTGTACCATGCCAGGTGCTCCAATATCACCATCATCCGCATCGGCACTTCCGGCGGGATAG GTCTGGAGCCTGGCTCAGTGGTCGTCACCCAGCAGGCAGTGGATGAGTGCTTCAAGCCAGAGTTTGAGCAGATTGTCCTGGGAAAGCGGGTGGTTCGCAGCACCAACCTGGATGCGCAGCTGGTGCAGGAGTTGATGCAGTGCGCCTCAGACCTGGATGAATTCCCCACCGTTGTGGGCAACACCATGTGCACCTTGGACTTCTATGAAG GGCAAGGCCGTCTGGATGGTGCCCTCTGCTCCTACACGGAGAAGGACAAGCAGGCCTATTTACGAGCAGCCCATGCCGCAGGCGTCCGAAATATTGAGATGGAATCTTCATTGTTTGCCAccatgtgcagtgcctgtggccTGAGAG CGGCTGTGGTGTGTGTCACCCTCCTGGACCGACTGCAAGGGGACCAGATCAACACTCCCCATGATGTGCTGGTGGAATACCAGCAGAGACCTCAGCGACTGGTGGGCCACTTCATCAAGAAGAGCCTCGGGAAGGCCTGA